Proteins from a genomic interval of Rhodothermus marinus:
- the ribH gene encoding 6,7-dimethyl-8-ribityllumazine synthase codes for MPVFIEGHYRPERARLAIVVSRFNHFITERLLEGALDVLTRQGVDMDQVTVVRCPGAFEMPLVARKLARSGRYDAIICLGAVIRGATSHFEYVAGGAAQGLARTMLDTEVPVIFGVLTTDTIEQAIERAGTKAGNKGAEAALTALEMIDLMRKLD; via the coding sequence ATGCCCGTTTTTATCGAAGGCCACTACCGTCCGGAGCGTGCCCGGCTGGCCATTGTGGTCAGCCGCTTCAATCATTTCATCACGGAGCGCCTGCTCGAAGGGGCACTGGACGTGCTCACGCGCCAGGGGGTCGATATGGATCAGGTGACGGTCGTGCGCTGTCCCGGCGCGTTCGAGATGCCGCTGGTTGCCCGCAAGCTGGCCCGTTCGGGCCGCTACGACGCGATCATCTGTCTGGGTGCCGTCATCCGGGGTGCCACCAGCCACTTCGAGTACGTGGCCGGTGGGGCCGCGCAGGGACTGGCCCGCACGATGCTCGACACCGAGGTGCCCGTTATTTTCGGAGTGCTGACGACCGACACGATCGAGCAGGCTATCGAACGGGCCGGTACGAAGGCGGGCAACAAAGGAGCCGAGGCGGCCCTGACGGCGCTGGAGATGATCGATCTAATGCGCAAGCTGGATTGA